The genomic window GTCAGTAGCTACGTCCACATGGTCACATTATAACTTGGGATTTCGGACAGTAGCGGCTTTTCTGGCCGCTCGTGGTTGGTGCCCGGGTGACGTGTCGGAATCGTTATTGGCGGACTTTGTGTTGTCGTCTTTTCGGGCTCAGGTGTCTCGTGGAATCGTGCGTGGCCGTTTAGCCGGCTTTGCCTTCTTTTGTAGGGCTTTAGGGTGGGCTTGCCCGATGTCTTGTTTTCTAGTACAGCGTATGCTGAGAGCCATGCATCGCGTTCACCCTTCTCCTCCTGATTCCCGCTTGCCTATCACCCATGAGCTTTTGCTGCGGTTGATAGAGGCTTTGTCAGTTGTTGCCAGTTCGGCCTATGAGGCTGGCTTGTTCCGGGCCGCTTTTGTCACAGCCTTTTTTGGCGCTCTGCGAGTGAGCGAGTTATTGGTGTGTCCCTCGGCGCGTTTGGGTTTTCGTGGGCTTTTGGTTTCTCATGTCAGTTTTCACGAAACGACTGTGCGGCTTCACATTGTCAGTTCTAAGACAGATCAGTTGGCCGTTGGTCATTGGGTGGTTTTGCATGCGGTAGCAGGTTGTAGTTCTTGTCCCGTTACTTGTTTACGGTCTTATCTTGCGGTGCGTCCGCTAGATGGTGACATTTTGTTTGTACATGAAAATGGCTCTCCTCTTACGCGCTATCAATTTCAGGCGGTGTTGCGTTTGACTTTGGGGCGCTGTGGTGAGGACCCGAGTTCTTACGGGACTCATTCCTTTCGAATTGGTGCGGCCACGAGTGCTAGCATTGCAGGCATGTCTGGGGAGGGTATTCAGCGTCTAGGACGTTGGGTTTCAGACGCATTTCGGGGTTATATTCGTCGCGGGGGTCCCGGATCGATGTTGGGCAGTAGGAGGGGAGCTCGTTCATTGTTTTAGGGGAGGCTTGCTCATTCTGTTTCGGTGTGTagtcattttgttttttgtattgcAGATTCCAGTGGCCGCAGTTTCTCCTTGTGGATCGTTGGTCACTCCTTCGTTCACTGGGCGGCAGAGCGGGCGTTGATTCGCCCCGGTGGTCGTCATCTTGGTCTGGGTCAGCGGGGCCTTCGTGTTTCCTGGTGGGGCCAGCGCGGGATGCGATGGAGTCAACTGCTGTTGCTGATGGAGCGTCTCAGAGCCCGACCCAGTCATCCGGACATGTTACTTATTCATTTAGGGGGAAATGATGTGGATTCTTGCTCGGGGAAAGATTTGATTAACACCATTAAGGACGATTTACGGGTTGTATTGGATTGGTTCCCtagtattttgttaatttggtCGGATATTGTACCGCGCCCTCGTTGTCTAGCGTCACGTCGTTGGACACGAGGGTTGGCGAAGCTTAACAGACAGGTGGGTAAATGGGTTATGTGTCAGGGAGGGTTGCAGTTGTTGCATGACTGGGTGGATGTTTCGTGTACCGGGTTGTTTCATAGAGATGGGGTTCATCTGTCGGCGGTTGGTTGGGATCTCCTACTTGATGACTTTGCATCGGGTTGTGAGCGAGTTTTGGCTTCGCGGTGAGAGTCGCAGctcccttgggggggggggggggcctgtaagtATACAGTCctgtggcggatctcccgagctactgggtgctggggctcatccggcgatgagtggaggaccggctgggagccgtgtctTGGGGGATATTGacatggttaaaggggcatgaggtaatgccacccctcggactctTGCTGTTTATGGCGGGGTTGGGGGCCATTTATGGATGGTTAcaccgggtagctcgggaggagctggcaGATTTTGTTATATGAAGTTACTGTGTTaaagatgttaatttatgcaaataaatttggtttatattttatattttactaaTAAATGGAGCTGCGGCTAAATTCCAAACTGGTGTGGTTTCAGTTATTGTTTCTTAGGATAAGGGGAAGTAGGGTTGGGGGGGAAGACAATAGGGGCTATCCAGATCCCGTTGTTAAGGAATTCAATCAGAAAGAAGAAAGGCaagtagtggagttcctcagggatccatTCTGGGATGATTCTGTTCAATAGCTTTGTGAGCAGTTTTGCCAAAGAGTGAGAAGAAAAACTTGATCTTTTAGCAGTAAAGTGGactctggaaggagtggaaagcaTGAAGAATGATTTAGAAAAACTGGAAGCTTGGGCTAATGTTTGGCAGCTAAGCTATAATATGAAGAAATGTAGAGTAATATATTGTGAATGCAATAATCCAGAGGAGCTGTATGCAAGAGGAGGTTAGAGTACTTTTTTCCCAGATTGGTCTTTTGAAAGTTCAACAAGGTATACAAATAATTGAATCCTAGATGAGTAAATATAAATTTATGTTCCCATAAGGCTAAAATCATAGGATTTGGAAATAATCTGTGTTCCTTCAGTTATTTTTATTAATCAGAAAGAATATAAATTAGAACCATATATTAAGATTTTAGGTTTCTACTTAGATAGCTAATTATCTTTACataaggggtgtcaaactcaatcacattaaggggctgaaatccaaaacgcaggctaagtcgcgggctagaccccgcccaatctctgccccaggcCCCACCTCCAttataatactaattataacaccattttttccattaatttttcatatatacacacacaatataatcttattaacgcataatggtaatggttaaccacaaaattaaactacacaaaacacactgtttgcttctcaacatttattcctaccagaacacagataacttctatgcaaatacaggaccaaaaactaaaaatactactatattttaaaaaacaccctaagattcaagattctgcatgcagtacaacccccagagaaaaagaaacaaatgtatttcttcctaagCAGTGCAAAAGTTAGCAGATTAAAATGTtcaaaaattgacacaattcaaacactaacttgaaaataaaatcattccccctacctttgtctccctccatgctgtgcctccctccggtggatgtctaaccttctggccggctccaacctggccgttttatgcggcctgcggttggatgccccccggtgttatcttgtggctggctccctcctcctcacagccatagTGTGCATGAAGTCGTGTGCAGCAGCTCCtcgtgcgtcctgcacctgaactggaagccttctctctgactttgCAACATCGGAGAGAATGTTTCTGGATGGAGATGTGAGATGcatgaggagccgctgcacgcggCTCCATGTTCACtacagctgtgaggaggagggagccggccacaaggtaacactgggggcattggagggaatgcttctggatggaGGTGTGAGACGCATGAGGAGTCACTGCACGCGGCTCCATGTTCACTAAAGctgtgaggagggagccggccacaaggtaacactgggggcatcggaCCACAGGCCGCATAAAACAACTAggtgggccggatttggcccgcgggccttgagtttgacacttgTGCTTTAGGTACTCAAATCACttatcccccccacccacacacacttttataaaaccatagtgcggtttttagtgctggccgcggcggtaacagctctgacgctcatagaattcctttgaacgtcggagctgttactgccttgGCTGGCGCTACAGTTCAGAGCGACTCATAATACAAGGAAGCTGCATAAAAAGTATTTCTTGGGAAGTGACGTCATCTTGCTAATGGCAGCGTGAAACAGGAGCTCCGTCGGGCTTCTGTGCTTTATAGTGCTTGGCGCTTCCGAAGTGCGTTTTTTTAGCCACGGTTTAGACTGCTCGGGCTCCCCTTTTCATGGCGACTCAAAAGCgccttgaaaaatttaaattctTTGGCGATCCGCTGGAGAAATCGGCTCTGGAGGCGGCGGGCagcatgggggagagagagaaaaaaaaaatggcgacCAGACCAGCGACTCAATCGGAGTCGGAGGATGAGGGTATCCCCGATCAGAGGGGGGAGGTCAGTGATGGGCCCCAGAAGTCCATAACGGACTGGTTTAAGGAGCTCAAAGTGGACATTATTGGGGTGAGGAGCGACGTGCGAGCGGCAATAGTGGAGCTGCGATCGGAGGTCGGCGAGCTGGGAGCCCGAGTCTCGGCGACGGAAAACCACGTGGCTACCCTCAATATGGTGGTGACATCTAATTCTGAAGATTCGGCCCGCCTGTCCTCTGAACTCCGGGACCTCCAAACTCAAGTTGAAGATCTGGAAAATCGGTCTAGGCGCTGCAACCTGCGCTTTAAGGGCATCCCTGAAACAGAGGAGTACAGGGATTGCAAGGCAGTGGTACGGGACTTCTGTGAGCATTTGCTGAGAGCTGATGGAGCTGACCTGCCTGATAATATAGTTCTGGTGCGTGTCCACCGCAGTCTGGGAGCCGCACGAGCTCAGAACACTCGTGATATCATTGCTTGCTTTGGAGAGTTCACATTGAAGGAACggatcttgctggctggccgACGACAGGCTACACTCTGGTGGAAAGACTTGGCGGTGGGAGTATTCCAAGATCTCGCGTGGTCTACACTGCAGAAGCGCAGGGCATTTAAAGATGTCACCTCTGCCTTGCGCTCTGGGGGCCATAAATACCGCTGGCTTTTCCCCTTTGGGATGTGGCTGACTGTTAATGGGGCATCTCGGAGGGTGAGCACAGTGTCGGAAGCCTGGGCGGAGATGCGAGCCCTGGGCTGTGGGACCTTGCAAGAGGAAGATCGGCCCCCTGCTGTGGCATTTACATTAGCGCAGGGTGCCTCTTGGAGCACAGCATTGCGCTCTGGCAAGAAACCAGCGAAACCCCAATCCTGAAAGAGTTTGGACACTGCCTTGCTTTTGCAGAGATGGATTTGATCCTTTGGCTTTCGTGGAGTCTGTATGCGTATGATTGGTTGTGCTGGAGAATTTGGGTGATTCCAGCGCTCCCAACGCTTTGTGACTTTCTCTAACGCACTGTATTTTATTCCAGGAAGTGTTGTTGGGTTGTATTGGTTTCTATTTGTTTGATGTTGGGCGGCAGGGGGAGTAATTGGCTGGGTTGAAAGGGGTTTGGTGAGTGTGGGGAATGCTTGAGACTTGAGTGCAGTTGGGGGGGGAAGTGTGGCATTTGGAGTATATGTGTGTGGTTTTGCACTTTGGTTGTTTCAATGATTCTGTGAGTGGGATACATGCCTTTGGGAGAGATTGCACTTTCTGTTAGCTGGCGAATCCTAATATACAGGGTTCGATGCAGCGTAGGGGTGGGGTCGGGGGGGTTCAGGTGGGAGGGGGGACGGGGAGGGTAGATGAGAAGCTTTTTACTGTAGGTTcgtggaatgttaatggacttaatAGTCCTGGGAAGCGTAGTATTGTGTATAAGGAAATGGTTTGCATGCAATGGGATGTTTGTCTACTTCAGGAAACACATTTGAGGCCTCGTGATGTGGCAGTTTTAAATTCCCACTATTATGACCAGATCTGGACCCACCAGGGGTCGACACcagggaggaaggtggggggtTTGGCCATATTGGTACGAAAGGGCTTGGGGCTGGTGGTTGATCAAGTATATcgtgatggtgcagggagatgtttGGCTCTCGTGGCTACTTTGCAGGGCCGCACAATCACCCTTATCAATTTGTATGGCCCCAATACGGGTCAAGCCAGCTATTTTGGGTCTATCAAAGAAGATCTGGTTGGTTTTGCGAAAGGGTCTGTGTATCTtggtggggattttaatgttACACCTGATGTTACTTTGGATCACTCTGGGGGTGGGACTAGGTCTCTGTCAAGGGCTGCTAGATGGGCTTTACTATCCTTATTTTCTTCTCTGGGCTTGGTGGATTGTTGGAGGTTGTTGCACCCCACACGACGTACTTATACCCACTACTCACATGCACATAAATCGTATGCACGCATAGATGGGCTGTGGGTCCATCGTAATTCATGGGGAGGGATTCGCCGGGCGGAACTTGGAGCTATTCAAATCTCTGATCACGCGCCTGTGTGGGTAACTAGTGCGGGTTATTGGACAGGGGAGGGACGCCGTTTCTGGAGATTTAATGAGTCTCTATTGAAAGATCCAGCTGTGGTTCGGGAGGTGAATGAGACCGTGGACCAGTACCTTCAGATTAATGATAATGCTACGGTCAATGATGCGACATTGTGGGATGCTCTGAAGGTGGTAGTAAGGGGTATCTTTATCAAATGGGGTGCTCGTCGTAAGCGCCTCCTGGCTCAGCGCTCCCTGACGCTTCGGGAACAATTGGAGCGGTTGGGGAGGCTGCATCAGAGACACCAGGACCCCTTAGTATATGAGCAACTTGTTAAGGCACGGGCGGAGCTCTCTTTACTGCAGATGGAGGAATATGAGTTTTTGAGGACACGTTTGCGGCAAACGGTTTATGAATATAATAATACACCTGGATCTCGCTTGGCTCGGTTAATTAAGCTGAAGCAGGCGAGAGCGGCTATTACAATGATACAGGATGCAGGGGGGACAGCGCATCGGACTGATTCGGCTATTAGATCGGTTTTCCTTAAATTTTATTCTGATTTGTATAGGACCTCGTAGGGGAACGATCCAGCTGCTATTGAGAGATACCTTTCGCAGTTGCGGCTTCCTCGACTTTCAGACGTGGATAGGGAATTACTTAATGAGCCTATTGAGTTAGGGGAAGTCTTGGGAGtcattgctgatttgaagttaGGGAAATCGCCTGGCCTGGATGGATATACTAAtcagttttataaactttttcgtGAGGTTCTTGCTCCGTTGTTGGTTCGGGTTGCAAATGGGGTGAGGGATGGTTCCCCGTTGCCCTCCACTACGGGGGAGGCCGGGATTTCGGTCCTGCTCAAACCAAACAGAGATCCGATGGGGTGTGGGTCATATCGGCCGATTTCGTTACTGAATACTGATGCAAAAATTTTAGCTAAGGTGTTAGCTCTTCGGTTGGGGAGGGTACTGCTGTCTTTGGTACATTTGGATCAATCTGGTTTTGTTCAAAAAAGACAGGTTTGTGATAATATTAGACGCACATTACACCTTATGTGGGCTGCACAGCGGCATCTGCTAAAATAGCTTTTCTGGcgattgatgctgagaaggctttcgatCAGGTTGATTGGAACTTTTTATGGCAGGTGATGTCGAAGATGGGGTTGGGAGTTTTCTTTTTGACCTGGGTGCAGGCCTTTTATGCGGCTCCAAGGGCTACTGTGTGTATTAATGGGGTTTATAGCGAATTTTTTTCCATTGCGAGAGGAACTCGACAGGGGTGCCCTTTGTCTCCTCTGTTGTTTGCTCTCTCTATGGAACCTCTGGCCATTCGTATTCGGGAACATGGTGACTTATTGGGGGTGCAAGTGGGAGATATGGAACATCGTATATGGAGATATGGAACATCTTTGCCGATGATGTGTTATTGTATGTCCGGGACCTGGAGGACTCGTTACCAATTTTAGTTGATCTCTTTTTGGAGTATGGGCAGCTTTCGGGGTTCACGGTGAACATGGATAAATCTAAATTGTTGAGTGTCAATTTGGGGGTGGAGGATCAACGTCGTCTGGCTGTCCAGTTTCCTTTtcgctgggctcctggggttatTCGCTATCTGGGAATTCGTTTACCGACCGATCTATCTCAATTGTATACTGCTAACTATGCCAGGATTATTCAACAAATTCGGACTGATATTCAACGCTGGAACGGGTTTTGGTTGTTTTGGTGGGGTCgcattgcagttttgaaaatgaatgtcCTACCCCGTTTGCTCTTTCTCTTTCAAACGTTGCCGGTTGCAGTCCCACATTTGGTGTTGAAGCAATTACATGCTTTGTTTTTTCGCTTTATTTGGCAGGGGAGATCTCCTCGTATTTATAGAGCTGCTTTGTGGGCAGCCAGGGATAGAGGGGGGCGCGCGGTACATAATCTATTGTGGTACTACCGAGCCGCACAGCTGCGGCTCTTATTGGATTGGGAGATCGCTGATTTTAAGTTGGCAGTGCGTATGGAACAACATTTTGTGGGATGTCCATGTTTGAAACGCTGGCTTTGGTCCTCCTCCATTGATCTTGGGCGATTGGCGGAACCCGTTTTTGGAACATCTTCTGAGAGTGTGGGGTGTTACTAAACGGCGTTGGAGGGCTGGGGTAGGCCTCTCGATTCTTGGTGCGGTGCGTGACGAGCCTATGTTCCCGGCGGGTGGGGAGAGCTCTGTCTTTGTGCGGTGGGAACGGTTGGGGTTATCTACCTTTCGAGATGTGCTTCAgaagggggtcctggtgtctttTGAAACCTTCCAGATTAGTGCTGACTTGCCCAGGGGAGATTTTCTGGCTTATTCCCAGATACAAAAAACAAACTAATAAAGGaacccactggctacttcaaaatTCTTTTCAttaggtggtgctcagattccaagatggaaatgAAGAGTTCAATATGGGGACCAAACCCCTGTGAAaactcttatggtatctatcattgcaccgtatGGAAAAGATGTTTTAAAGTGCTCACAGAGTGAACTCATAATATGCTCAAAGTCTttagaactactgaatgaatgtCCAGTCTTTGTATAAATTTCAATGTGTAACAGCttcaaaatatgcaaatattcAAAAAAGGACTTAGCTGAAGAATACTGAAAGCGTAGATGattgctgggtcctgacgcgtttcgccgccctggcttcctcagagaacccgcagcTTTCAGGTTTGTATTCAAAACTTGTCCTGTGGTAAATCAATGAATTCTCCGTTTCCTATGACGTCTTAGGAATCGGAGAATTCATTGATTTACCACAGGACAAGTTTTGAATACAAACCTGAAAgctgcgggttctctgaggaagccagggcggcgaaacgcgtcaggacccagcaatCATCTACGCTTTCAGTATTCTTCAGCTAAGTCCTTTTTTgaatatttgcatattttgaaGCTGTTACACATTGAAATTTATACAAAGACTGGacattcattcagtagttctaaAGACTTTGAGCATATTATGAGTTCACTCTGTGAGCACTTTAAAACATCTTTTCCatacggtgcaatgatagataccataagagttTTCACAGGGGTTTGGTCCCCATATTGAACTCTTcatttccatcttggaatctgagcaccacctaaTGAAAAGAattttgaagtagccagtgggttCCTTTATTAGTTTGTTTTTTGATACGGTTTATTTAGGAACTCTTTTGCTTTTTGAATTtacccagttgtttatattgTTATTCCCAGATACGTCATTTTCTTCACTCTCAGAAGTGGGATAGGGGGCCCACTCAATCTCTCGATCCCTTTGCTCACATGTGGGTCACTCTTAGGAACCTACCTAGAGTGTTCTTTACCAATATATTCGGGGCTCCTTTTCCTTTCCGGCTCTCTATCAGTGGGCTTGGGAGGTGGACTTGCACTGTACTTTTTCTGTTGAGGAGTGGTCTAGAATTCATATGGAAGTGGGTAATGCCTCTTCTTGTGCACTTATTAAGGAAAATGCCTATAAAGTAGCCCTGCGCTGGTATTATACGCCTAACCGTCTCCATCGTATGTTTCCTAATGTATCTGCATTGTGTTGGAGATGTGGGGTGGCTAGGGGGATCTTTTTACATATATGGTGGGATTGTCCAGTTTTGAAGCCCTTTTGGAGGACTGTTGTGGGATGTTTATCGCACTTGTTACAGATTTTATTGCCTTTTTCTCCACAGGGATGTCTATTAGGCCTTTATAATGTTAGTCTATATTCTTGGCAGACTAAGCTCCGACGTTGGGGTTTGGCGGCAGCAAAATGCTTGATTGCTGCTCATTGGAAACAGGGACTGGCACCTACTCATTTAGATTGGACTTTAAAGCTTCAGTTTATTTTTCACATGGAATTGTCTATTGCGAAACGTCATGGGTACTATTATACTTACACCAGGACTTGGACACGAATACTAGAAAAAATCGAATCTTTACATTGAGCTTCATTCTGAGGGGGGAGGGATTGTGTACAGGGGGACTTACCTGAAGAAACCACAGGGAGTCCCTCTCTGAGGGTCATGGagttggtggggtggggggtgggggtactgCGGAGTTCTGGTTATTGATAAATACTGGGGGCTGATTTGTTTTGTTGGGAGCAAC from Geotrypetes seraphini chromosome 15, aGeoSer1.1, whole genome shotgun sequence includes these protein-coding regions:
- the LOC117348910 gene encoding uncharacterized protein LOC117348910 isoform X2, producing MSAERPSVSGSERSSALGGVVAAGGGVTGSPLLSSILPGVAVHSVSASTSGIAAPAGAAASGVSAVRSTDPGSSSSQDSSGRSFSLWIVGHSFVHWAAERALIRPGGRHLGLGQRGLRVSWWGQRGMRWSQLLLLMERLRARPSHPDMLLIHLGGNDVDSCSGKDLINTIKDDLRVVLDWFPSILLIWSDIVPRPRCLASRRWTRGLAKLNRQVGKWVMCQGGLQLLHDWVDVSCTGLFHRDGVHLSAVGWDLLLDDFASGCERVLASR
- the LOC117348910 gene encoding uncharacterized protein LOC117348910 isoform X1, whose translation is MSAERPSVSGSERSSALGGVVAAGGGVTGSPLLSSILPGVAVHSVSASTSGIAAPAGAAASGVSAVRSTDPGSSSSQVSSVGARSSSGGFADASSFMDPGQEGIWEMLRLSVATSTWSHYNLGFRTVAAFLAARGWCPGDVSESLLADFVLSSFRAQVSRGIVRGRLAGFAFFCRALGWACPMSCFLVQRMLRAMHRVHPSPPDSRLPITHELLLRLIEALSVVASSAYEAGLFRAAFVTAFFGALRVSELLVCPSARLGFRGLLVSHVSFHETTVRLHIVSSKTDQLAVGHWVVLHAVAGCSSCPVTCLRSYLAVRPLDGDILFVHENGSPLTRYQFQAVLRLTLGRCGEDPSSYGTHSFRIGAATSASIAGMSGEGIQRLGRWVSDAFRGYIRRGGPGSMLGSRRGARSLF